A genomic segment from Erinaceus europaeus unplaced genomic scaffold, mEriEur2.1 scaffold_729, whole genome shotgun sequence encodes:
- the ITPRIPL1 gene encoding inositol 1,4,5-trisphosphate receptor-interacting protein-like 1, which yields MAVISLLFLAVMYVVHHPLMVSDRMDLDTLARSRQLEKRMSEEMRHLEKEFEERRRVAEQKQKAENFWRGDTSGDQLILGKKDTGWPFEAPSQEGPMNWMLGNLWNAGLFCLFLIFEFLRQNIQHEPAFDSSSDDDDEEVHVMPVTSYNWLTDFPSQEALESFHKHCVQNATRDLPCTCEFVESFVDDLLEACRVLSRREAHPQLEDCLGIGAAFEKWGTPQETQKFDVLVPILPPQGTMFVLEMRDPALGRRCGSVLVESECVCKREKLLGDVLCLVHHHRDHSTVLGKCSNSIKAALCTNSHLDVCKTIQWFRNMVGNAWALVAHKYDFKLTLPPSSTSCNLRLDYRSGRFLSIHLLLGVQREDTLVYLVSHSPDQEQLTSVDWPESFAACEHLFLKLVGRFAPENTCHLKCLQIILSLQDVQNLPQGASRPILTSYHFKTALMHLLLRLPLTDWQQDMLSQRLQDLLWFLGRGLQQRSLHHFLIGNNFLPLTIPIPKTFRNAEPVNLFQHLVLNPLAHSQAVEEFHNLLTKVKTLPGGPLAGAH from the coding sequence ATGGCTGTGATAAGCCTTCTGTTCTTGGCAGTGATGTATGTGGTTCACCACCCCTTGATGGTCAGTGACCGGATGGATCTGGACACACTAGCCAGAAGTCGGCAACTGGAAAAGCGGATGAGTGAGGAGATGCGGCACTTAGAGAAGGAGtttgaagagaggaggagagtagcTGAACAGAAGCAGAAGGCAGAGAACTTCTGGAGAGGAGACACATCTGGTGACCAGTTAAttctgggaaagaaagacacagggtGGCCATTCGAGGCTCCTAGCCAGGAGGGTCCTATGAACTGGATGCTGGGAAACCTGTGGAATGCTGGCCTCTTTTGCCTTTTCCTCATTTTTGAGTTCCTGCGTCAGAACATACAGCACGAGCCAGCCTTTGATTCCAGCAGTGACGATGATGATGAGGAAGTCCATGTTATGCCTGTCACCTCCTATAACTGGCTCACTGATTTCCCTTCACAGGAGGCCCTGGAATCCTTTCATAAACACTGTGTCCAGAATGCCACCCGGGACTTGCCCTGCACCTGTGAGTTTGTAGAGAGCTTTGTGGATGATCTCCTTGAAGCCTGTCGGGTGCTCAGTCGTCGAGAGGCTCACCCACAGTTGGAGGATTGTCTGGGCATTGGGGCTGCCTTTGAGAAATGGGGAACTCCCCAAGAGACCCAGAAATTTGATGTCCTGGTACCCATCCTTCCCCCACAGGGCACTAtgtttgtgttggagatgagggATCCAGCCCTTGGCCGCCGCTGTGGCAGTGTGTTAGTGGAGTCAGAATGTGTGTGTAAGCGTGAGAAGCTTCTGGGGGATGTGCTGTGCCTAGTGCACCATCACAGGGACCACTCAACCGTCTTGGGCAAATGTAGCAACTCCATTAAGGCAGCTCTCTGCACTAACTCCCACCTGGATGTGTGCAAGACTATACAGTGGTTCCGGAACATGGTGGGTAATGCCTGGGCCCTTGTTGCACACAAGTATGACTTTAAGCTCACCCTCCCACCATCGTCCACCTCCTGCAACCTCAGGCTGGACTACCGCTCGGGCCGCTTTCTCTCAATTCACTTGCTCCTGGGTGTGCAACGTGAAGACACCTTGGTCTATCTGGTAAGTCATTCCCCTGATCAGGAACAGCTTACCAGTGTGGACTGGCCTGAGTCCTTTGCCGCTTGTGAGCACTTGTTCCTGAAATTGGTGGGGCGTTTTGCTCCAGAGAACACCTGCCACCTCAAGTGCCTTCAGATCATACTGAGTCTTCAGGATGTGCAGAACTTACCCCAGGGAGCATCCCGTCCCATCCTCACCTCTTACCACTTCAAGACAGCCCTCATGCACCTGTTGCTACGGCTGCCCCTAACAGACTGGCAGCAGGATATGCTTTCCCAGCGGCTCCAGGACCTCCTCTGGTTCTTGGGCCGTGGCCTCCAGCAAAGATCCCTCCATCATTTCCTCATTGGTAACAACTTCCTGCCCCTGACCATCCCAATCCCTAAGACATTTCGGAATGCTGAGCCAGTCAATCTCTTCCAGCACCTGGTGCTAAACCCCTTGGCACATTCACAGGCAGTGGAAGAGTTCCACAACCTTCTCACCAAGGTGAAAACTTTACCCGGTGGTCCACTGGCTGGAGCACATTAA